A window of the Desulfobacula toluolica Tol2 genome harbors these coding sequences:
- a CDS encoding radical SAM protein: MHYEGMMIRPPSEANSILLQVTLGCSHNKCTFCGTFREKRFNIKKDDIIFEDIEFARKYCQRQNRLFICDGDAMIVPQKRLVKILKQIKDRLPWVERVGLYANTKGIGMKTDEQLKQLHDLGVKIAYMGLESGDDQVLKDIVKGADSAKMIKMGKRVKASGIKLSVTVIIGIGGKKRSEIHASETGRVLSAIDPDFVGALSLMLTPGTELHDQYERGEFELITPKQMLEELGLMFASTHLSNGFFHANHASNYLPIRAKLPEEKEQTLELISQALNGKLALRPESMRAL, encoded by the coding sequence ATGCATTATGAAGGTATGATGATACGGCCGCCAAGTGAGGCCAACAGTATTTTATTACAGGTCACCTTGGGCTGTTCCCATAATAAATGTACATTCTGCGGTACATTCCGGGAAAAACGATTTAATATCAAAAAAGACGATATTATTTTTGAAGATATTGAGTTTGCAAGAAAATACTGCCAGAGACAAAACCGGTTGTTTATATGCGACGGGGATGCCATGATCGTTCCCCAGAAAAGACTGGTCAAAATTCTCAAACAGATAAAAGACCGGCTGCCCTGGGTGGAAAGAGTGGGGCTGTATGCCAACACCAAAGGGATTGGCATGAAAACCGACGAACAATTAAAACAGCTGCATGATCTTGGGGTAAAAATAGCTTATATGGGGCTTGAATCAGGGGATGACCAAGTCTTAAAGGATATAGTAAAAGGTGCGGATTCCGCTAAAATGATCAAAATGGGAAAACGGGTTAAAGCATCCGGCATTAAATTGTCCGTCACTGTTATTATTGGTATCGGGGGCAAAAAAAGATCTGAAATCCATGCCAGCGAAACCGGAAGGGTCCTGTCTGCAATTGATCCTGATTTTGTGGGGGCGTTAAGTCTTATGCTGACTCCCGGCACTGAACTTCATGATCAGTATGAAAGAGGAGAGTTTGAACTTATAACCCCAAAGCAAATGCTTGAAGAACTGGGTCTGATGTTTGCTTCAACCCATCTTTCAAACGGATTTTTCCATGCAAACCATGCTTCCAACTATCTTCCAATCCGGGCGAAACTGCCCGAAGAAAAAGAACAAACCCTTGAACTGATTTCACAGGCCCTTAATGGAAAACTGGCACTTAGACCGGAATCCATGAGAGCTTTGTAA